In one Umezawaea sp. Da 62-37 genomic region, the following are encoded:
- a CDS encoding phage terminase small subunit P27 family, with translation MLHGERTSRLNLNEPVPSMMEVVPPDWLDDRSLEVWHRLAPDLMAKGVLTSWDVDAFAQLCAVVVITKDALRNIAENGASCTTVARELSDGTLIYALRKNPAWQIAREAMGLMVSLGGRFGLNPSDRASLTMPGSDGEDSDLLTSNPGRLLS, from the coding sequence GTGCTGCACGGCGAGCGAACCTCGCGGCTCAACCTGAACGAACCCGTGCCGAGCATGATGGAGGTAGTGCCCCCTGACTGGCTCGATGACCGCTCCCTGGAGGTGTGGCACCGGCTGGCACCCGACCTCATGGCGAAAGGCGTGCTGACCTCCTGGGACGTCGACGCCTTCGCTCAACTCTGCGCCGTGGTGGTGATCACCAAGGATGCCTTGCGGAACATCGCCGAGAACGGGGCGAGCTGCACGACCGTCGCTCGCGAGTTGTCCGATGGAACCCTGATCTACGCCTTGCGGAAGAACCCGGCCTGGCAGATCGCTCGCGAGGCCATGGGCTTGATGGTCAGCCTCGGCGGCCGGTTCGGCTTGAACCCCTCGGACCGGGCCTCACTGACGATGCCGGGCAGCGACGGCGAGGACAGTGACCTGCTCACCAGCAACCCTGGACGGCTACTGAGTTGA
- a CDS encoding helix-turn-helix transcriptional regulator — protein MSERPSPTILRVRLGHLLSALRRDAGKTPKEAAEWLGVSTSTISKIENGRQAVKLAHVRSLLQLFGCVGDRADELIAIAREANQPGWWVPFGDTVPEWFKNFLGLEVDADAIRTYELELVPGVLQTPAYTEAITRKTWPTHSDDEVARAVEFRRARQEHLEDRNVPRLHFVLNEAVLCRPVGGPKVWREQIEHLAEVARRPNATVQVLPFATGEHPVMGSAFTLLHFDDESSLDTVYLENDRGGHHLKSAAEIKRYASVFAELVESAASPENSLEMLVRVIEHL, from the coding sequence GTGAGCGAGCGTCCCAGTCCGACCATCCTGCGAGTGCGGCTCGGGCACCTGCTGAGTGCGCTGCGCCGCGATGCGGGCAAGACGCCGAAGGAAGCCGCCGAGTGGTTGGGCGTGAGCACCTCGACTATCAGCAAGATCGAGAATGGCCGCCAGGCGGTGAAGCTCGCTCACGTCCGGTCGCTTCTGCAACTGTTCGGTTGCGTCGGCGACCGCGCTGACGAGCTGATCGCCATCGCCCGTGAGGCGAACCAGCCTGGTTGGTGGGTGCCCTTCGGCGACACGGTGCCCGAGTGGTTCAAGAACTTCCTCGGGCTCGAGGTCGACGCGGACGCCATCCGGACCTACGAACTCGAGTTGGTCCCCGGCGTTCTCCAGACGCCCGCCTACACGGAGGCGATCACCAGGAAGACGTGGCCCACCCACTCCGATGACGAGGTCGCTCGAGCGGTCGAGTTCCGCCGAGCGCGGCAAGAGCACCTCGAGGACCGGAACGTCCCGCGGCTGCACTTCGTGCTGAACGAGGCGGTTCTGTGTCGACCGGTCGGCGGCCCGAAGGTGTGGCGGGAGCAGATCGAGCACCTGGCCGAGGTGGCGCGGCGCCCGAACGCCACCGTGCAGGTGCTGCCCTTCGCGACCGGCGAGCACCCGGTGATGGGCAGCGCGTTCACTCTCCTGCACTTCGACGACGAGTCGAGCCTGGACACGGTGTACCTGGAGAACGACCGCGGCGGGCACCACCTCAAGAGCGCGGCCGAGATCAAGCGGTACGCCTCCGTGTTCGCCGAGCTGGTCGAGAGCGCCGCTTCTCCCGAGAACTCGCTGGAGATGCTGGTTAGGGTGATTGAGCACTTGTGA
- a CDS encoding DUF397 domain-containing protein gives MTPDLSSARWRTSSYSNGSNGNCVQVAHVGEVMAVRDSKNPAGPVLLLRQSGLTAFLDAVKVDQFDG, from the coding sequence ATGACCCCGGACCTATCAAGCGCACGTTGGAGGACGTCCAGCTACAGCAACGGCAGCAACGGCAACTGCGTCCAGGTGGCGCACGTCGGTGAGGTCATGGCGGTACGCGACTCGAAGAACCCGGCTGGTCCCGTGCTGCTGCTACGGCAGTCCGGGCTGACCGCGTTCCTCGACGCGGTGAAGGTGGACCAGTTCGACGGCTGA
- a CDS encoding tyrosine-type recombinase/integrase produces the protein MARAKRGKRYFGSVRELPSGRHQARYTGPDGVTYSARRPNGKALTFDTQGDADAWLALRHSEILLGAWLPPAEPKPEEATPITVREYCEAWLTDRDLEQTTIDHYRQILDDHIYPTFENVAVISVTPASVRQWFAQVARGDGKKVKDRPTARAHAYGLLRTIMNTAVADEVRDSNPCRVRGGGSAKRVKKIRPASLAELEAVVWAIPERYKLMVLLAAWCAMRFGELAELRRADVDTKRGVVHIRRGVTRTKGKRIVKDPKSDAGKREVNIPPHLIPMVKNHLRDHVAGSKVALLFPATSDNTRHMAPSSLYRVFYPAREKAGRDDLRFHDLRHTGAVLAAATGATLAELMARLGHSTPGAAMRYQHAAADRDKVIAQALSDLAGGTVTPIRPAVTSDEQEGDASAATA, from the coding sequence ATGGCACGAGCAAAGCGAGGGAAGCGGTACTTCGGCAGCGTCCGGGAACTGCCATCTGGTCGGCACCAAGCGCGCTATACCGGACCTGACGGGGTCACATACAGCGCTCGGAGGCCGAACGGGAAGGCGCTCACGTTCGACACTCAGGGCGATGCAGATGCGTGGCTTGCACTGCGGCACTCGGAGATCCTGCTCGGCGCGTGGTTGCCGCCCGCTGAGCCGAAGCCTGAAGAGGCAACGCCGATCACCGTTCGTGAGTACTGCGAAGCGTGGCTGACGGATCGGGATTTGGAACAGACCACCATTGACCACTACCGCCAGATACTCGACGACCACATTTACCCGACGTTCGAGAACGTCGCCGTCATCTCGGTGACTCCGGCGTCTGTGCGTCAGTGGTTCGCCCAGGTGGCGCGTGGAGACGGAAAGAAGGTCAAGGACCGTCCGACTGCACGGGCCCACGCGTACGGCCTGTTGCGCACGATCATGAATACCGCCGTTGCCGATGAGGTCCGTGACTCGAACCCCTGTCGGGTGCGAGGTGGGGGCTCGGCGAAGCGGGTGAAGAAGATCCGCCCGGCGTCCTTGGCCGAACTTGAGGCGGTTGTGTGGGCGATACCTGAGCGGTACAAGTTGATGGTCTTGCTGGCCGCGTGGTGCGCGATGCGCTTCGGCGAACTGGCCGAACTGCGTCGAGCCGACGTCGACACCAAGAGGGGTGTGGTGCACATCCGTCGGGGTGTCACACGCACCAAGGGCAAGCGGATCGTCAAGGACCCCAAGTCGGATGCCGGAAAGCGTGAGGTCAACATTCCTCCGCACTTGATTCCGATGGTCAAGAACCACCTTCGCGACCACGTGGCGGGCAGCAAGGTGGCGCTGCTGTTCCCGGCGACCAGCGACAACACCCGACACATGGCCCCATCGTCGCTCTACCGCGTCTTCTACCCGGCGCGAGAGAAGGCGGGGCGCGACGACCTGCGCTTCCACGACCTACGGCACACCGGGGCTGTGCTGGCCGCGGCGACGGGGGCGACACTCGCCGAGTTGATGGCTCGTCTGGGTCACTCCACACCAGGTGCAGCGATGCGCTACCAGCACGCGGCGGCCGACCGGGACAAGGTCATTGCCCAGGCTCTTTCTGATCTTGCCGGAGGCACCGTAACGCCGATCCGGCCAGCCGTGACCAGCGACGAACAGGAGGGCGACGCGTCGGCGGCTACGGCCTAG
- a CDS encoding sigma factor, translated as MHDQPDTARETRPPLEAGDSLVTGPVAVDDVETLLARIAQGDRHAFDRLYDHAAAHVLWRLRRVLTDPDEAEEAAHEVWLQIWRSAGRYDPLNGTTMSWIMGLARRHAVHRLRQR; from the coding sequence GTGCATGACCAGCCCGACACCGCCCGCGAAACCCGGCCTCCCCTCGAAGCGGGCGACAGCCTGGTGACCGGACCCGTCGCGGTCGATGATGTCGAAACCCTGCTGGCCCGCATCGCCCAGGGCGACCGCCACGCGTTCGACCGGCTCTACGACCACGCCGCCGCCCACGTCCTGTGGCGCCTGCGCCGAGTCCTCACCGACCCCGACGAGGCCGAAGAAGCCGCCCACGAGGTCTGGCTCCAGATCTGGCGCTCCGCAGGCCGCTACGACCCGCTCAACGGCACCACCATGTCCTGGATCATGGGCCTCGCCCGCCGCCACGCCGTTCACCGACTTCGCCAGCGCTGA
- a CDS encoding NF041680 family putative transposase, translating to MISMHHPGTAAALRDLSQFRHAFHQCLTARADALFELTDSALCADGPVTSLVELSLATEHRRGHGSLYDGLNQGRIDIGRFRNVIARQQIPRGHDGRIMLGIDVSHWLRPDANTSPDRLFCHTYARGKGQAQMIPGWPYSFVAALEPGRTSWTAMLDVLRVRPSDDHTDLAATQLRTVVDALITAGHWREGDPEIWIIGDSGYDGPRLAFLLADLPVHVLVRMRSDRVLAFPVPPRRPGTRGRSARHGTRFAFADPATWSTPTHTTTTDTARYGAAHARSWDRLHPTLTRTGAWTGHHGPLPIIEGTVIRLQVERLPGTGTPKPLWLWHSATATTAAQVDRLWQAFLRRFDLEHTFRFFKQTLGWTTPRIRTPEAADRWTWLVIVAYTQLRLARPLVEDLRRPWERKAVTPDRLSPARVRRGFRRVRPAAALPAGAPKFSRPGPGRPAGSRNARRAPLHAPGKTPKTDING from the coding sequence ATGATCAGTATGCACCACCCCGGCACGGCCGCCGCGCTGAGGGACCTCTCCCAGTTCCGCCACGCCTTCCACCAGTGCCTGACCGCGCGAGCGGACGCGTTGTTCGAACTGACCGACAGTGCACTGTGCGCTGACGGGCCGGTCACATCGCTGGTCGAACTGTCGCTGGCCACCGAGCACCGTCGTGGCCACGGCAGCCTGTACGACGGTCTGAACCAGGGCCGGATCGACATCGGTCGATTCCGTAATGTCATAGCCCGCCAACAGATTCCGCGTGGTCACGATGGTCGGATCATGCTGGGGATCGACGTCAGCCACTGGCTACGTCCCGATGCGAACACCAGCCCCGACAGGCTGTTCTGCCACACCTACGCACGCGGCAAAGGCCAAGCCCAGATGATCCCCGGCTGGCCCTACTCCTTCGTGGCCGCCCTGGAACCCGGCCGCACCTCCTGGACGGCGATGCTCGACGTCCTCCGGGTACGCCCGAGCGATGACCACACGGACCTGGCCGCCACCCAACTGCGCACCGTGGTGGACGCGCTGATCACCGCCGGACACTGGCGCGAGGGCGATCCCGAGATCTGGATCATCGGCGACAGCGGCTACGACGGCCCCCGCCTGGCGTTCCTGCTGGCCGATCTCCCGGTCCACGTGCTGGTACGGATGCGCTCGGATCGGGTGCTGGCTTTCCCCGTACCACCACGGCGACCCGGCACCCGTGGCCGCAGTGCCCGGCACGGAACCCGGTTCGCGTTCGCCGATCCGGCGACCTGGTCGACCCCCACGCACACCACGACGACCGACACCGCCCGCTACGGAGCCGCGCACGCCCGCTCGTGGGATCGGTTGCATCCCACGCTGACCCGCACCGGCGCCTGGACAGGCCACCATGGCCCGCTCCCGATCATCGAGGGCACCGTGATCCGACTCCAAGTCGAGCGGCTGCCCGGAACGGGAACACCGAAACCGTTGTGGCTGTGGCATTCCGCCACCGCGACCACCGCCGCACAGGTGGACCGCCTGTGGCAGGCGTTCCTGCGTCGGTTCGATCTGGAGCACACTTTTCGGTTCTTCAAGCAAACCCTGGGCTGGACCACGCCCCGTATCCGGACTCCCGAGGCGGCGGATCGATGGACCTGGCTGGTGATCGTTGCCTACACCCAACTTCGGCTGGCTCGTCCTCTCGTGGAGGACCTACGGCGTCCCTGGGAGCGGAAGGCGGTCACACCTGACAGGTTGTCCCCGGCCAGGGTCCGACGGGGATTTCGTCGAGTTCGACCGGCGGCAGCCTTGCCCGCCGGCGCGCCGAAATTCTCCCGACCCGGTCCTGGGCGTCCAGCAGGATCACGAAACGCCCGCCGAGCCCCACTCCATGCCCCCGGCAAGACCCCAAAAACGGACATCAATGGTTAA